TGGACCCATCTCTGCTGACGGAAAACGGCATGAAGTGCTTCGAGAGGTTCTTCAAGGCAGTCAACTGCAGGGAGGGGAAGCTGGTAGCAAAACGCAGGGCCTACATGATGGATGACCTGGAACTAATCGGTCTGGACTATCTGTGGAGGGTGAGGAGAGCAGTTGTAGTCACACAGACAAatgtttctgcatttctttATGTGCCAGATTTTCTTGTGAGATTAAATGAAATGGTAGACGACTAATAGTGGAATAGAAACTGCCCCTTCAGTTAGTCACATTGAGCACCGCTTGTAACTAAAACCAAGACTTTGGTGTCTggttgaaacaaacaaacagacttgtatatatgtatttttgctgccagTGTACATCTAAAAGAAgcacataattttttttttttaaaggcaaaataTTCTCAAATGTCCCTAAAATCTGAAGTTTGGTATGTTTTTGAGAATCTCTTTTTCCAAGTGTCCCcaataaaatctttaacaaTGAGTCTCATTTTCTCatctgcaaacaacaacaaatgcacTAAGACAGGTTTGCAGGTCTGAATTTGACAGTATGCCTTTTCAATTCCTACCCAGGTCGTGATTCAAGGAAGCGATGATATCGCTAACCGAGCCATAGACCTATTAAAAGAGATCTACACCAATCTTGGACCAAAACTACAAGTCAACCAGGTACGGGGATCgtttcattttagtgtttgtccAACAAGTACTTGTCTGCATGGGGGTTGATTGCTTGGGTCGTTGTCCTCACCTGGTTCTTCTCCTTTCAGGTTGAGATTCATGAAGACTTCATCCAGTCGTGTTTTGACCGCCTGAAGGCGTCCTACGACACTCTGTGCGTGCTGGACGGAGACAAAGACAGCATTAATTGTGCACGGCAGGAGGCCATCCGTATGGTGCGAGTTCTCACAGTGCTCAAGGAGTACATTAATGAGTGCGACAGCGACTACCACGAGGAGAGGACCATACTGCCCATGTCAAGGTACGTTTGGAGTAAAACTGGTTTGTTTCACAAGAATCAGGTAACATAATGCCACACAGCTGGTAACCAAAGATGTCTCGCAGTACTTAGTTTTCAAAAAAGGATGAATCAAAGCagtgaaactgttttgttttcgtcTTTACAGTTTAAGGGTCTGTGTTCATTAACAAAATTGGGAGAATCTTGGTTCTGCTTTCACTGTTTCATTCAGATATCTTTCTGACTTCTGTCTTGCAGAGCTTTCCGGGGGAAACACATCACATTGATCGTACGTTTTCCCAACCAAGGTCGTCAGGTGGATGATTTAGACATCTGGTCACACACCAACGACACCATTGGCTCGGTCCGGCGCGGCATCCTAAACAGGATAAAGGCTAACGCTGCACATACGAAGATCGAGCTGTTTATTGGCGGGGAGGTTGTTGATCCAGCTGACGACAGGAAGCTGATTGGACAGCTTAATTTGAAGGACaaaacggtgtgtgtgtgtgcgcgtgtgtgagCTCAAGGACACAAAATTGTTAGCTCCATCCATTAAATCAACATTAACTGAAACTCGTTGTCGTTTTGTCGCACAGCTGATAACGGCCAAGTTGACCCAGGTGAGCGCCAACATGCCCTCAAGTCCAGACAGCTCATCTGACTCATCCACTGGCTCCCCTGGTAACCATGGAAACCACTACAGTGATGGGCCTAACCCTGAAGTAGAGAGCTGTCTTCCTGGCGTGGTGAGTTAATGACACTTATTCTGTATTGAGcgtttaaacaggtttttacaTATGTTTGTTAAAACTGTGACTGAGTGATTTTTAGGCCAACAGCTGACTTCTAGAGAAGTAATTTGACAGTACTCCAAAATACGATATGTTACGTTATGTGTCATTGTATCGATCGGTATACGAACAGAAGAACAAGAACACCTTCTGTCCTGAATTACAGATTATGTCGCTGCATCCGCGCTACATCTCCTTCCTGTGGCAGATAGCTGATCTGGGCTGCAACCTCAACATGCCTCAGCTCAGAGATGGAGCTCGAGTTCTCATGAAACTTATGCCCCCAGGTACATAAAAATCTATCTCTTTGTTGAAAAGTATTAATGTCCTCACTGCTTGCTTGATGGAAGACGTGCTCCTTCAGTAATCCACGCACAGGTTTGTCTCAGTGGCCGTGTTTgtgctgcgtgtgtgtgtgtgcagataaCACCACAGTGGAGAATCTGAGAGCTGTGTGTCTGGATCATGCCAAGCTTGGCGAGAACAGTCTGAGTCCTTCACTGGACTCGCGTTTCTTCGGCCCTTCACCCTCACAAGTGCTCTACCTCATTGAGGTAAGGCTTGGTGTGccattgtttttctgctttctttaccATTTATCACTTTTTCATACCGACTAGGCAATGATGTATTTTAGTGCTGTGGTTTATTTGCTGGTCCAAGAACAGCAGCATTAAtaagtaaatgtaaatgtttctcTTGCAGGTTGTGTATGCTCTGCTGATGCCAGCTAGTGCCACTCTGGGCGAGGACGCTAGTGATTTTCAGTACAACTTCCTAAAGAGCGGCGGCCTGCCCTTGGTTTTGAGCATGCTCACCAGGAACAACTTCCTCCCTTCGGCAGACATGGAGACGCGCCGAGGGGCTTACCTCAACGCTCTGAAGATCGCCAAGCTCCTCCTGACCGCGGTCGGCTTTGGCCACGTGAAGGCCGTGGCTGAGGCCTGTCAGCCCAACGCCGAGGGAAATATTCCCGTCTCTCCGGTTAGGCTTTACACGCAGCCCACGCAAGCAGGCAAACCTGCCGAGCTGGTTCCTCAGAATTGAGCCCGCCGCAGTATTAACAcgtctgtctctgtctgaaCAATTGTACACAGATAAACCAGGCGACTCATGATCAGGCGCTGGTTCTTCAGAGTGCCCTGCAAAACATTCCTAACCCTGCCTCTGAATGCATGCTGCGTAATGTAGCTATTCGCCTGGCCCAGCAGATTTCTGATGAGGTAACACTCACAGGGATGTGTAAGATTAGATTATAGTTTTTTATGGACAGTCTGTGCTGTGTAATATTCAAGAAAACAACCGACAGTTGTTGAAaagtaccttttttaaaaaaaaaaaaaaaaaaaaattggatatttattatttgagtAGCTCATTGTGAAAAGTGAACTGTAAGAATAGTAATAATAGATTCTGTGGGACTGTATTTTTCATCAGAATTTCTTCCAGGCATCGAAGTACATCCCAGACATTTGTGTGATCCGAGCAGTGCAGAAAATTGTGTGGGCATCGGGCTGCGGCACAGTGCAGCTTGTCTTCAGTTCCAACGAGGAAATCAGCAAGATATACGAGAAGGTAAAACGTCTCGACGTTGCTGTTTTTTGCGCCGAGCTCTTACAGCAGTTGGAGTGATTGCTGTGAAATTTGTGTACAATATGAGCGAACGAACAGCAAAACCTCGATcaccaaaaaactaaaacattataaaagccCATAAAGACCGTCAAGAATGAGCAGTGTGcgtttcaaaaaaataaaaagcaactttttaaatgaaatttacagACGAATGCAGCCAAGGAGCCAGATGGTGAGGATGAGCAGGTGTGCTGCGAGGCCTTGGAAGTGATGACGCTGTGTTTTGCCCTCATGCCCACGGCTCTTGACACGCTCAGTAAGGAGAAGGCTTGGCAGACCTTCATCATAGACCTGCTGCTGCACTGCCACAGCAAGTAAGCACACCAGCATGTTTTCCAGCTTTCTGCTGAAACGCAAATGTAGCAAATTTGAAGGAAGCACCGAGATCCTTTGTAGTTTTGTGCCAGAATATCATCGTACCAACGTTGAAATCTCTCTTGACAGATCTGTGCGTCAGATGGCCCAGGAGCAGTTTTTCCTGATGGCGACCAGGTGCTGTATGGGCCATCGACCCCTTCTGTTCTTCATCACCCTCCTCTTCACGGTGCTTGGGGTGAGTTGCTCACAAGTTTTCTGTAACCCTCAGCTGAATGAAGCACACGCAGTCctgatttcatttgttttgttttcagagcaCAGCCAAAGAGCGAGCCAAACACGCGGGGGACTACTTTACCTTGCTCCGACATCTGCTGAACTATGCCTACAACAGTAACATCAACCTGCCAAATGCTGAGGTGCTGCTCAACAATGAGATTGACTGGCTGAAAAGAATACGGGTAACACAAACTCTTTAACCACAtgcttatttgttgtttttttttaatcagttgtaataTAATTCCTCATAAGGTTGTGCAAATTGATGCAGAAATGTTGAAACATGATGTATTTTCATTCACTAGGATGAGGTTAAGAGGACAGGAGAGACTGGTGTGGAGGAGACCATCCTGGAGGGCCACCTTGGGGTCACCAAAGAGCTTCTAGCCTTCCAGACACcagaaaagaaatattacatCGGCTGTGAGAAAGGAGGAGCAAACCTCATTAAGGTACATCCAACAGGCCATCCCTGAAATGTTTAATACAAACACAAGATTGGCAAACCAGTTTTATTTGCAGGTTGTAATATTCCTGGGATGTGTGtcatcttttcttcttcattagGAGCTGATCGACGACTTCATCTTCCCAGCGTCCAATGTTTACCTGCAGTACATGAAGAGCGGGGAGTTCCCCACAGAGCAGGCCATCCCCGTGTGCAGCACACCTGCGTCCATCAACGCTGGCTTTGAGCTCCTGGTGGCGCTGGCCGTCGGCTGTGTCCGCAACCTGAAACAGATAGTCGACACCCTGACTGACATGTACTACCTGGGTACGGAGGCATTTCTGTCCGTCTCACACGTGAATCAAAACTACCATTTGATAAAGAATAATAACCCCGAGTGTGTTTTGTCTCCCCGCTACGTTCAGGCTGTGAAACATTAACGGAGTGGGAGTACTTGCCCCCAGTGGGGCCTCGGCCCAACAAAGGCTTTGTAGGTTTGAAGAACGCCGGTGCTACCTGTTATATGAACTCTGTCATCCAGCAGCTGTACATGATCCCTCCCATCCGCAACGGCATCTTGGCCATCGAGGGGACGGGCACGGACGTGGATGATGACATGTCCGGCGATGAGAAGCAGGAGAATGAGGTACTGTGGGAGATGATGTTTTGAagtttttccccctttttcagCATAGAGtgaatgtggaaaaaatgaCTAACTTAAAGTTTGCAGACCAACTAGGCTGCCATTTGTAATATTACTACCACTCAGAAGTAATGAATTGCCTTGCTATTTATTCTGGTTTATCTGATTGTTGTTTGGACATTTGTCTCTGTCTTAAAACAGGAAcagctgtatttgtttaaaaaaaaaacacttttttttttgttgaaacctaaacttttttttttgtcttcacagaGTAATGTAGATCCCCGTGATGAAGttttcagctaccaccaccaGTTTGACGATAAACCCTCCAGTAAgtcagaggacaggaaggagtaCAACATCGGCGTGCTGCGTCACTTACAGGTCATCTTTGGCCACCTGGCTGCGTCCAGGCTGCAGTACTACGTCCCAAGAGGATTCTGGAAACAATTCAGGTACCTTGAAGACTTTTGAGTCCCCGTTTACCTCCCGgatcagtttcagtttgtgtcaCAGTGCCTCCTGTCAATCTTGTCCTTTTTAGGTTATGGGGTGAGCCAGTAAATCTGAGAGAACAGCACGATGCTTTGGAGTTCTTCAACTCCTTGGTGGACAGTTTGGACGAAGCTCTCAAAGCTCTGGGTCACCCCCCCATGCTCAGCAAGGTGCTGGGAGGGTCCTTCGCTGACCAGAAGATTTGTCAAGGATGCCCCCATAGGTAGGCAGTTACTTCTTTATGCATAATTACCGTAAATAGTTGCTGAACTTTATATTTCGAGGAGTtaattaactttgttttcaggTACGAGTGTGaggaatcattcacaacactcaACGTAGACATCAGGAACCACCAAAACCTGTTGGACTCCATGGAGCAGTATGTTAAAGGAGACCTGCTAGAAGGAGCAAATGCCTACCACTGTGAGAAGTGTAACAAGAAGGTGAGACTCCAAGGCTCTTCTTACTCTGCATTGTTGCAAGAAACTGTCTTTGTAGGCTGCAAAGGGGCAAATGTCTTGTTCGCTTCCCTTAGTAGATTTAAATGAGCCGAAGTTCATCTGTAATGTTTCTCTTCATCAGGTGGACACGGTGAAGCGCCTGCTGATCAAGAAACTGCCACCCGTCCTCGCGATCCAGCTGAAGCGCTTCGACTACGACTGGGAAAGGGAGTGCGCCATAAAGTTCAACGACTACTTCGAGTTCCCCAGGGAGCTGGACATGGAGCCGTACACGGTAGCGGGCGTGGCGAAGCTGGAGGGCGACGACGTGAACCCGGAGAACCAGGTGATCCAACAGAACGAGCTGTCGGAGCCCACGCCCGCAGGCAGCTCCAAGTATCGTCTGGTGGGAGTGCTGGTTCACTCGGGCCAGGCCAGCGGCGGACACTACTACTCCTACATAATCCAGAGGAACGGCGGCGACGGCGAGAAGAACCGCTGGTATAAGTTCGATGACGGGGACGTGACCGAGTGCAAGATGGACgacgaggaggagatgaagaacCAGTGCTTCGGCGGGGAGTACATGGGCGAGGTGTTCGACCATATGATGAAGCGGATGTCGTATCGGAGGCAGAAGCGCTGGTGGAACGCTTACATCCTGTTCTACGAGCGCATGGACTCACTGGACAAGGACAGCGAACTTGTCAAATATATCTCGGAGTTGTCCATCTCCTCCACCAAGCCACATCAAGTCAAGATGCCTAGTGTCATCGAGTGTAGCGTCCGCAAGCAGAACGTCCAGTTCATGCACAACCGGATGCAGTACAGCCTGGAATATTTCCAGTTCATTAAGAAACTTCTGACCTGTAACAGTGTCTATTTAAACCCTCCTCCAGGTGTGtaccgtgtctgtgtgtgcagataCATGTAGAACAATcgttttttatacttttaacaCTTAACACGTCTAGAAGAACAGTTGTGCTGAAATTGTTATTTACAGTTGCCAACTAAGCTGTAAGTTGCTCTTTTTAAGTTATATTTATTCAGGTGTGAACGAGACAAAACAATAACTCAACATTCAGTGCATAACTCAAAGAATTGCAAAATAACAGTTTTCTAGAAAAGTGATCTGTGAAGGAATAAGACAATTTAAAGCtcattttgacagaaatgtgagaaaataatgCCGTATTATTTCTGGATGCACAGAATCCCATCCCTCCTCCAGCTCTGACTGTTCTCCGCTTCTTCCCCCGTGGGCTTCTTTGATCTTTAGAAAACCGAAATAATTTCACATCGCATCTCTATTCATATCTTCTATTCATTTGGATTTCAAAGCGCTTCTCCTTGAGATACAGCAGCTTTCATTACTAATCATGTCACTAATCTGACttccttgtgttttaaaaaaaaatgcattcagacCTAATATCCTGCGCTACCGTGGGTCAGAAGACGGTATAAACTGCAGATAATTGCACCGCCTGGGCGTATAACTCACAAGCCTATTGTTGATAAGTCCGCAGCTTaatatttcacagaaaaaaatagataaattacTGAAGCCGTCACTGTAGAACACAGGGTAATAACTTCAaggtaaagctttaaaaagtagGTTTTGTTCCTCACCAAGCAAATTACCTGGAAACTTCTCTCATCGTATTCGTTGCTCTCTTCATATCAGGACAAGACCATCTTCTGCCAGAGGCAGAGGAGATTGCTATGATCAGCGCTCAGCTGGCTGCTCGGTTCCTCTTCAGCACAGGTTTTCACACCAAGAAGGTCGTACGGGGTCCTGCCAGCGACTGGTAAGCTCTCCTTTTTACGTGttctggggggggggttcctgTTGTTCTCGTCCGTAATCCCGATGTCTCCCCTCTAGGTATGACGCCCTCTGCATCCTGCTGAGACACAGTAAGAATGTACGCTATTGGTTTGCACACAACGTTCTGTTCGCGTTCCCTAATCGCTTCTCCGAGTACCTCCTCGAGTGCCCGAGTGCCGAGGTCCGCGGAGCGTTTGCCAAGCTCATAGTCTTCATCGCGCACTTCTCCCTGCAAGACGGGCCCTGCCCCTCGCCCACCGCCTCGCCGGGACCCTCGGCTCAGGTTGGTGTCAGGCCTCTGGACCAGCTTACTTTGACTCGTagctttttctgcaaaataattCCAGCAGCTTGTATCAGGCATCGACATTGAAAGGCTTCTCGTCCCGCCTCGTCCTCTTCATTAACCCTTTGATTGTTGTTTGTCACGTTTGTGAATCAGGGCTGTGATAATCTGAGTCTTAGTGACCACTTGTTGAGAGCGGTGCTGAACCTGCTCAGAAGAGAGGTTTCTGAACACGGCCGGCACTTACAGCAGTACTTTAACCTCTTTGTCATGTACGCCAACCTGGGTAAGACGCACGCAATGagcacctttttttatttctgccccattcttcttcttctacagtcgttgatttaaaatgttttaccttCCTCGTCTCGTTGCTTCGACAACACAGGTCTGGCAGAGAAGACTCAGCTGCTGAAGCTAAATGTTCCCGCCACCTTCATGCTGGTCGCTCTGGACGAGGGTCCCGGCCCTCCCATCAAGTACCAGTATGCTGAGCTGGGCAAGCTTTACACTGTGGTGTCCCAGCTGGTGCGCTGCTGTGACGTCTCCTCACGCATGCAGTCCTCCATCAATGGTAGGTGGATCGCAGGGGACCGGGCCGGTGTTGGCGCTGAGAGTCGAAGCCCGGTGATGATTTACATCCTTGCTCAGGATTAAGTGACTGACAAAGCAGCCACTCTGAGCTTCTTTGCTGTGTAGGCATAGCTTAGAGCTGAGGGTTCATATGACGGATAAATGACAGATATTTTCAACAGGACCACTTTAaaatcttctttcttttccccccttCAGGTAACCCTCCCCTTCCTAACCCATATGGGGACCCAAATCTGACAGCTCCAGTCATGCCTGTGCAGCAGCTGGTGGCAGAGATCCTGTTCGTGAGGACCAGCTACGTGAAGAAGATCATCGAGGACTGCAGCAACTCGGAGGAGACTGTGAAGCTGCTTCGTTTCTGCTGCTGGGAGAACCCTCAGTTCTCCTCCACTGTGCTCAGTGAACTGCTCTGGCAGGTAAACGCCCAAAACCATCGTCAGACCGACAAGTTGGCCGACTCGTGCGTTTTGAGAGCAGTTGTTAAAAACGTggatcccttttttttttttttcgctctCAGGTGGCGTACTCCTACACCTACGAGCTGAGGCCTTATCTGGACTTGCTGCTACAGATCCTGCTCATCGAAGACTCCTGGCAGACGCACAGGTCCGACCGGCCGGCCGCTCGGCCTCCAACGCACAAAACGCCGCTTTGTTTCGAAATGCGACCGTCCCTGAGCCTTCTCGCTTTCCTCCTCAGGATCCACAATGTG
This genomic stretch from Kryptolebias marmoratus isolate JLee-2015 linkage group LG6, ASM164957v2, whole genome shotgun sequence harbors:
- the usp9 gene encoding probable ubiquitin carboxyl-terminal hydrolase FAF-X isoform X1, with product MTATTRGSPVGGNDSQGQGQAPDAQSQPPLPQNQTSSPNSSNENSPVSPPDEQGQGDGPPQLEEEEPAFPHTDLAKLDDMINRPRWVVPVLPKGELEVLLEAAIDLSKKGLDVKCEACQRFFRDGLTISFTKILTDEAVSGWKFEIHRCIINNTHRLIELCVAKLSQDWFPLLELLAMATNPHCKFHIYNGTRPSETVPAGAQLADDELYARPPDPRSPKGWLVDLINKFGTLNGFQILHDRFMSSQALNVQIIAALIKPFGQCYEFLTLHTVKKYFLPVIEMVPQFLENLTDEELKKEAKNEAKNDALSMIIKSLKNLASRVPGQEETVKNLEIFRLKMILRLLQISSFNGKMNALNEVNKVISSVSYYTHRHNPEEEEWLTAERMAEWIQQNHILSIVLRDSLHQPQYVEKLEKILRFVIKEKALTMQDLDNIWAAQAGKHEAIVKNVHDLLAKLAWDFSPEQLDHLFDCFKASWTNASKKQREKLLELIRRLAEDDKDGVMAHKVLNLLWNLAHSDDVPVDIMDQALSAHIKILDYSCSQDRDTQKIQWIDRFIEELRTNDKWVIPALKQIREICSLFGEAPQNLRKKIPINIHTNLVSQTTRSPHVFYRHDLINQLQHNHALVTLVAENLSAYMETMRQLSKEEQAEFDPQTVRPGSRYSHVQEVQERLNFLRFLLKDGQLWLCAPQAKQIWKCLAENAVFLCDREACFKWYSKLMGDEPDLDPDINKDFFENNVLQLDPSLLTENGMKCFERFFKAVNCREGKLVAKRRAYMMDDLELIGLDYLWRVVIQGSDDIANRAIDLLKEIYTNLGPKLQVNQVEIHEDFIQSCFDRLKASYDTLCVLDGDKDSINCARQEAIRMVRVLTVLKEYINECDSDYHEERTILPMSRAFRGKHITLIVRFPNQGRQVDDLDIWSHTNDTIGSVRRGILNRIKANAAHTKIELFIGGEVVDPADDRKLIGQLNLKDKTLITAKLTQVSANMPSSPDSSSDSSTGSPGNHGNHYSDGPNPEVESCLPGVIMSLHPRYISFLWQIADLGCNLNMPQLRDGARVLMKLMPPDNTTVENLRAVCLDHAKLGENSLSPSLDSRFFGPSPSQVLYLIEVVYALLMPASATLGEDASDFQYNFLKSGGLPLVLSMLTRNNFLPSADMETRRGAYLNALKIAKLLLTAVGFGHVKAVAEACQPNAEGNIPVSPINQATHDQALVLQSALQNIPNPASECMLRNVAIRLAQQISDENFFQASKYIPDICVIRAVQKIVWASGCGTVQLVFSSNEEISKIYEKTNAAKEPDGEDEQVCCEALEVMTLCFALMPTALDTLSKEKAWQTFIIDLLLHCHSKSVRQMAQEQFFLMATRCCMGHRPLLFFITLLFTVLGSTAKERAKHAGDYFTLLRHLLNYAYNSNINLPNAEVLLNNEIDWLKRIRDEVKRTGETGVEETILEGHLGVTKELLAFQTPEKKYYIGCEKGGANLIKELIDDFIFPASNVYLQYMKSGEFPTEQAIPVCSTPASINAGFELLVALAVGCVRNLKQIVDTLTDMYYLGCETLTEWEYLPPVGPRPNKGFVGLKNAGATCYMNSVIQQLYMIPPIRNGILAIEGTGTDVDDDMSGDEKQENESNVDPRDEVFSYHHQFDDKPSSKSEDRKEYNIGVLRHLQVIFGHLAASRLQYYVPRGFWKQFRLWGEPVNLREQHDALEFFNSLVDSLDEALKALGHPPMLSKVLGGSFADQKICQGCPHRYECEESFTTLNVDIRNHQNLLDSMEQYVKGDLLEGANAYHCEKCNKKVDTVKRLLIKKLPPVLAIQLKRFDYDWERECAIKFNDYFEFPRELDMEPYTVAGVAKLEGDDVNPENQVIQQNELSEPTPAGSSKYRLVGVLVHSGQASGGHYYSYIIQRNGGDGEKNRWYKFDDGDVTECKMDDEEEMKNQCFGGEYMGEVFDHMMKRMSYRRQKRWWNAYILFYERMDSLDKDSELVKYISELSISSTKPHQVKMPSVIECSVRKQNVQFMHNRMQYSLEYFQFIKKLLTCNSVYLNPPPGQDHLLPEAEEIAMISAQLAARFLFSTGFHTKKVVRGPASDWYDALCILLRHSKNVRYWFAHNVLFAFPNRFSEYLLECPSAEVRGAFAKLIVFIAHFSLQDGPCPSPTASPGPSAQGCDNLSLSDHLLRAVLNLLRREVSEHGRHLQQYFNLFVMYANLGLAEKTQLLKLNVPATFMLVALDEGPGPPIKYQYAELGKLYTVVSQLVRCCDVSSRMQSSINGNPPLPNPYGDPNLTAPVMPVQQLVAEILFVRTSYVKKIIEDCSNSEETVKLLRFCCWENPQFSSTVLSELLWQVAYSYTYELRPYLDLLLQILLIEDSWQTHRIHNVLKGIPDDRDGLFDTIQRSKNHYQKRAYQCIKCMVALFSNCSVAYQILQVRFLFCW
- the usp9 gene encoding probable ubiquitin carboxyl-terminal hydrolase FAF-X isoform X2, giving the protein MTATTRGSPVGGNDSQGQGQAPDAQSQPPLPQNQTSSPNSSNENSPVSPPDEQGQGDGPPQLEEEEPAFPHTDLAKLDDMINRPRWVVPVLPKGELEVLLEAAIDLSKKGLDVKCEACQRFFRDGLTISFTKILTDEAVSGWKFEIHRCIINNTHRLIELCVAKLSQDWFPLLELLAMATNPHCKFHIYNGTRPSETVPAGAQLADDELYARPPDPRSPKGWLVDLINKFGTLNGFQILHDRFMSSQALNVQIIAALIKPFGQCYEFLTLHTVKKYFLPVIEMVPQFLENLTDEELKKEAKNEAKNDALSMIIKSLKNLASRVPGQEETVKNLEIFRLKMILRLLQISSFNGKMNALNEVNKVISSVSYYTHRHNPEEEEWLTAERMAEWIQQNHILSIVLRDSLHQPQYVEKLEKILRFVIKEKALTMQDLDNIWAAQAGKHEAIVKNVHDLLAKLAWDFSPEQLDHLFDCFKASWTNASKKQREKLLELIRRLAEDDKDGVMAHKVLNLLWNLAHSDDVPVDIMDQALSAHIKILDYSCSQDRDTQKIQWIDRFIEELRTNDKWVIPALKQIREICSLFGEAPQNLRKKIPINIHTNLVSQTTRSPHVFYRHDLINQLQHNHALVTLVAENLSAYMETMRQLSKEEQAEFDPQTVRPGSRYSHVQEVQERLNFLRFLLKDGQLWLCAPQAKQIWKCLAENAVFLCDREACFKWYSKLMGDEPDLDPDINKDFFENNVLQLDPSLLTENGMKCFERFFKAVNCREGKLVAKRRAYMMDDLELIGLDYLWRVVIQGSDDIANRAIDLLKEIYTNLGPKLQVNQVEIHEDFIQSCFDRLKASYDTLCVLDGDKDSINCARQEAIRMVRVLTVLKEYINECDSDYHEERTILPMSRAFRGKHITLIVRFPNQGRQVDDLDIWSHTNDTIGSVRRGILNRIKANAAHTKIELFIGGEVVDPADDRKLIGQLNLKDKTLITAKLTQVSANMPSSPDSSSDSSTGSPGNHGNHYSDGPNPEVESCLPGVIMSLHPRYISFLWQIADLGCNLNMPQLRDGARVLMKLMPPDNTTVENLRAVCLDHAKLGENSLSPSLDSRFFGPSPSQVLYLIEVVYALLMPASATLGEDASDFQYNFLKSGGLPLVLSMLTRNNFLPSADMETRRGAYLNALKIAKLLLTAVGFGHVKAVAEACQPNAEGNIPVSPINQATHDQALVLQSALQNIPNPASECMLRNVAIRLAQQISDEASKYIPDICVIRAVQKIVWASGCGTVQLVFSSNEEISKIYEKTNAAKEPDGEDEQVCCEALEVMTLCFALMPTALDTLSKEKAWQTFIIDLLLHCHSKSVRQMAQEQFFLMATRCCMGHRPLLFFITLLFTVLGSTAKERAKHAGDYFTLLRHLLNYAYNSNINLPNAEVLLNNEIDWLKRIRDEVKRTGETGVEETILEGHLGVTKELLAFQTPEKKYYIGCEKGGANLIKELIDDFIFPASNVYLQYMKSGEFPTEQAIPVCSTPASINAGFELLVALAVGCVRNLKQIVDTLTDMYYLGCETLTEWEYLPPVGPRPNKGFVGLKNAGATCYMNSVIQQLYMIPPIRNGILAIEGTGTDVDDDMSGDEKQENESNVDPRDEVFSYHHQFDDKPSSKSEDRKEYNIGVLRHLQVIFGHLAASRLQYYVPRGFWKQFRLWGEPVNLREQHDALEFFNSLVDSLDEALKALGHPPMLSKVLGGSFADQKICQGCPHRYECEESFTTLNVDIRNHQNLLDSMEQYVKGDLLEGANAYHCEKCNKKVDTVKRLLIKKLPPVLAIQLKRFDYDWERECAIKFNDYFEFPRELDMEPYTVAGVAKLEGDDVNPENQVIQQNELSEPTPAGSSKYRLVGVLVHSGQASGGHYYSYIIQRNGGDGEKNRWYKFDDGDVTECKMDDEEEMKNQCFGGEYMGEVFDHMMKRMSYRRQKRWWNAYILFYERMDSLDKDSELVKYISELSISSTKPHQVKMPSVIECSVRKQNVQFMHNRMQYSLEYFQFIKKLLTCNSVYLNPPPGQDHLLPEAEEIAMISAQLAARFLFSTGFHTKKVVRGPASDWYDALCILLRHSKNVRYWFAHNVLFAFPNRFSEYLLECPSAEVRGAFAKLIVFIAHFSLQDGPCPSPTASPGPSAQGCDNLSLSDHLLRAVLNLLRREVSEHGRHLQQYFNLFVMYANLGLAEKTQLLKLNVPATFMLVALDEGPGPPIKYQYAELGKLYTVVSQLVRCCDVSSRMQSSINGNPPLPNPYGDPNLTAPVMPVQQLVAEILFVRTSYVKKIIEDCSNSEETVKLLRFCCWENPQFSSTVLSELLWQVAYSYTYELRPYLDLLLQILLIEDSWQTHRIHNVLKGIPDDRDGLFDTIQRSKNHYQKRAYQCIKCMVALFSNCSVAYQILQVRFLFCW